From Cricetulus griseus strain 17A/GY chromosome 1 unlocalized genomic scaffold, alternate assembly CriGri-PICRH-1.0 chr1_0, whole genome shotgun sequence, a single genomic window includes:
- the Hnrnph3 gene encoding heterogeneous nuclear ribonucleoprotein H3 isoform X4 encodes MYDRMRRGGDGYDGGYGGFDDYGGYNNYGYGNDGFDDRMRDGRGMGGHGYGGAGDASSGFHGGHFVHMRGLPFRATENDIANFFSPLNPIRVHIDIGADGRATGEADVEFVTHEDAVAAMSKDKNNMQHRYIELFLNSTPGGGSGMGGYGRDGMDNQGGYGSVGRMGMGNNYSGGYGTPDGLGGYGRGGGGGGYYGQGGMSGGGWRGMY; translated from the exons ATGTATGACAGAATGCGACGAGGAGGTGATGGATATGATGGTG GCTATGGAGGTTTTGATGACTATGGTGGCTATAATAATTATGGCTATGGAAATGATGGCTTTGATGACAGGATGAGAGATGGAAGAG GCATGGGAGGACATGGCTATGGTGGAGCTGGTGATGCAAGTTCAGGTTTCCATGGTGGTCATTTTGTGCACATGAGAGGGCTGCCTTTTCGTGCAACAGAAAATGATATTGCTAAT TTCTTCTCACCACTCAATCCAATACGAGTTCATATTGACATTGGAGCCGATGGCAGAGCAACAGGAGAGGCAGATGTAGAGTTTGTGACACATGAAGATGCAGTGGCTGCCATGTCTAAAGATAAAAACAACATGC aacatcgaTATATTGAACTCTTCTTGAATTCCACCCCTGGAGGTGGCTCTGGAATGGGAGGCTATGGCAGAGATGGAATGG ATAATCAAGGAGGATATGGATCTGTTGGGAGAATGGGAATGGGGAACAACTACAGTGGAGGATATGGCACTCCTGATGGCTTGGGAGGTTATG GtcgtggtggtggaggtggtggttaCTATGGACAAGGTGGAATGAGTGGAGGTGGATGGCGTGGGATGTACTGA
- the Hnrnph3 gene encoding heterogeneous nuclear ribonucleoprotein H3 isoform X2 has product MDWVMKHNGPNDASDGTVRLRGLPFGCSKEEIVQFFQGLEIVPNGITLTMDYQGRSTGEAFVQFASKEIAENALGKHKERIGHRYIEIFRSSRSEIKGFYDPPRRLLGQRPGPYDRPIGGRGGYYGAGRGSMYDRMRRGGDGYDGGYGGFDDYGGYNNYGYGNDGFDDRMRDGRGMGGHGYGGAGDASSGFHGGHFVHMRGLPFRATENDIANFFSPLNPIRVHIDIGADGRATGEADVEFVTHEDAVAAMSKDKNNMQHRYIELFLNSTPGGGSGMGGYGRDGMDNQGGYGSVGRMGMGNNYSGGYGTPDGLGGYGRGGGGGGYYGQGGMSGGGWRGMY; this is encoded by the exons ATGGATTGGGTTATGAAACATAATGGTCCAAATGACGCTAGTGATGGGACAGTGCGGCTTCGAGGACTGCCATTTGGTTGCAGCAAAGAGGAAATAGTTCAGTTCTTCCAAG GGTTGGAAATCGTGCCAAATGGGATAACATTGACGATGGACTACCAGGGGAGAAGCACAGGGGAGGCCTTCGTGCAGTTTGCTTCAAAGGAGATAGCAGAAAATGCTCTGGGGAAACACAAGGAAAGAATAGGGCACAG GTATATTGAGATCTTCAGGAGTAGCAGGAGTGAAATCAAAGGATTTTATGATCCACCAAGAAGATTGCTGGGACAGCGACCGGGACCATATGATAGACCAATAGGAGGAAGAGGGGGTTATTATGGAGCTGGGCGTGGAAGTATGTATGACAGAATGCGACGAGGAGGTGATGGATATGATGGTG GCTATGGAGGTTTTGATGACTATGGTGGCTATAATAATTATGGCTATGGAAATGATGGCTTTGATGACAGGATGAGAGATGGAAGAG GCATGGGAGGACATGGCTATGGTGGAGCTGGTGATGCAAGTTCAGGTTTCCATGGTGGTCATTTTGTGCACATGAGAGGGCTGCCTTTTCGTGCAACAGAAAATGATATTGCTAAT TTCTTCTCACCACTCAATCCAATACGAGTTCATATTGACATTGGAGCCGATGGCAGAGCAACAGGAGAGGCAGATGTAGAGTTTGTGACACATGAAGATGCAGTGGCTGCCATGTCTAAAGATAAAAACAACATGC aacatcgaTATATTGAACTCTTCTTGAATTCCACCCCTGGAGGTGGCTCTGGAATGGGAGGCTATGGCAGAGATGGAATGG ATAATCAAGGAGGATATGGATCTGTTGGGAGAATGGGAATGGGGAACAACTACAGTGGAGGATATGGCACTCCTGATGGCTTGGGAGGTTATG GtcgtggtggtggaggtggtggttaCTATGGACAAGGTGGAATGAGTGGAGGTGGATGGCGTGGGATGTACTGA
- the Hnrnph3 gene encoding heterogeneous nuclear ribonucleoprotein H3 isoform X3: protein MDWVMKHNGPNDASDGTVRLRGLPFGCSKEEIVQFFQGLEIVPNGITLTMDYQGRSTGEAFVQFASKEIAENALGKHKERIGHRYIEIFRSSRSEIKGFYDPPRRLLGQRPGPYDRPIGGRGGYYGAGRGSYGGFDDYGGYNNYGYGNDGFDDRMRDGRGMGGHGYGGAGDASSGFHGGHFVHMRGLPFRATENDIANFFSPLNPIRVHIDIGADGRATGEADVEFVTHEDAVAAMSKDKNNMQHRYIELFLNSTPGGGSGMGGYGRDGMDNQGGYGSVGRMGMGNNYSGGYGTPDGLGGYGRGGGGGGYYGQGGMSGGGWRGMY, encoded by the exons ATGGATTGGGTTATGAAACATAATGGTCCAAATGACGCTAGTGATGGGACAGTGCGGCTTCGAGGACTGCCATTTGGTTGCAGCAAAGAGGAAATAGTTCAGTTCTTCCAAG GGTTGGAAATCGTGCCAAATGGGATAACATTGACGATGGACTACCAGGGGAGAAGCACAGGGGAGGCCTTCGTGCAGTTTGCTTCAAAGGAGATAGCAGAAAATGCTCTGGGGAAACACAAGGAAAGAATAGGGCACAG GTATATTGAGATCTTCAGGAGTAGCAGGAGTGAAATCAAAGGATTTTATGATCCACCAAGAAGATTGCTGGGACAGCGACCGGGACCATATGATAGACCAATAGGAGGAAGAGGGGGTTATTATGGAGCTGGGCGTGGAA GCTATGGAGGTTTTGATGACTATGGTGGCTATAATAATTATGGCTATGGAAATGATGGCTTTGATGACAGGATGAGAGATGGAAGAG GCATGGGAGGACATGGCTATGGTGGAGCTGGTGATGCAAGTTCAGGTTTCCATGGTGGTCATTTTGTGCACATGAGAGGGCTGCCTTTTCGTGCAACAGAAAATGATATTGCTAAT TTCTTCTCACCACTCAATCCAATACGAGTTCATATTGACATTGGAGCCGATGGCAGAGCAACAGGAGAGGCAGATGTAGAGTTTGTGACACATGAAGATGCAGTGGCTGCCATGTCTAAAGATAAAAACAACATGC aacatcgaTATATTGAACTCTTCTTGAATTCCACCCCTGGAGGTGGCTCTGGAATGGGAGGCTATGGCAGAGATGGAATGG ATAATCAAGGAGGATATGGATCTGTTGGGAGAATGGGAATGGGGAACAACTACAGTGGAGGATATGGCACTCCTGATGGCTTGGGAGGTTATG GtcgtggtggtggaggtggtggttaCTATGGACAAGGTGGAATGAGTGGAGGTGGATGGCGTGGGATGTACTGA